One genomic region from Pyxicephalus adspersus chromosome 1, UCB_Pads_2.0, whole genome shotgun sequence encodes:
- the ART1 gene encoding GPI-linked NAD(P)(+)--arginine ADP-ribosyltransferase 1, with product MAVSPLVCSTHIVILMSDVIFILLIQVDGRQTSKRDIFSAKESFLDMARSSFDDQYKGCGDIMEAEIPQLFQTEYAMNKEFADAWDTATFKWEKEKKRQTFLPKGFKDEYAIALLAYTINGPLHKIFNEGVRQAGKSKEYYLRNFNFKVLHYYLTKALLLLDVVETPACHKVFRGIRGVRFKAESQTPIRFGQFTSSSMNDQNTLQFGEDTFFNIYTCYGVSIRNFSFFPGEDEVLIPPFEKFKVTNFSKEGNRNLITLKSLEKSSIYNCELAKERKCKSRRCPFNSATENRRQNTHNNLLNSGLAILAHILGLSICL from the exons ATGGCAGTCAGCCCTTTGGTGTGTTCCACTCACATTGTAATCCTGATGTCAGATGTGATCTTCATCCTTCTCATACAG GTGGATGGAAGGCAAACTTCAAAACGTGATATTTTTTCAGCTAAAGAGTCCTTTCTAGATATGGCACGTTCTTCATTTGATGATCAGTATAAGGGATGTGGGGATATCATGGAGGCTGAAATTCCTCAGCTTTTTCAGACTGAATATGCCATGAATAAAGAGTTTGCTGATGCCTGGGACACAGCAACATTTAAatgggagaaagagaagaagagacaAACATTTTTACCCAAAGGCTTTAAGGATGAATATGCCATTGCACTGCTGGCATACACCATTAATGGACCTCTTCATAAGATCTTTAATGAAGGTGTGAGACAGGCTGGAAAGTCCAAAGAATATTACTTGAGAAACTTCAACTTTAAGGTTCTACACTATTACCTGACCAAAGCTCTTCTGCTGTTGGATGTAGTGGAGACTCCTGCTTGTCATAAGGTTTTCAGAGGGATACGAGGAGTCAGATTTAAGGCAGAGAGTCAAACTCCCATCCGCTTTGGGCAGTTCACTTCTTCTTCCATGAATGACCAGAATACCCTTCAGTTTGGCGAGGACACCTTCTTCAACATCTATACCTGCTATGGAGTCAGCATCAggaacttctctttttttccaggcGAGGATGAAGTACTCATACCACCTTTTGAGAAATTTAAGGTGACAAATTTCTCTAAAGAAGGAAACAGGAATTTAATCACTTTGAAGTCACTTGAGAAGTCAAGTATTTACAACTGTGAGCTGGCCAAAG agagGAAGTGTAAATCAAGACGCTGTCCTTTCAATTCAG CCACAGAGAACAGAAGACAGAACACCCACAATAATTTACTGAACAGTGGACTTGCCATACTGGCACATATATTAGGATTGTCTATCTGCCTATAA